The following are encoded together in the Humulus lupulus chromosome 5, drHumLupu1.1, whole genome shotgun sequence genome:
- the LOC133777985 gene encoding uncharacterized protein LOC133777985: protein MAGSSLGSKSLKEYLKKYESNNEDENKKKKKKKKQQKAKPDASGVLVVDEDPVWQKPVQLEVDQNDSAEEEKPQIDEDIEVRRMRRLEHLRAIRASNPISEDGSGWVTLSPKHANLNSDLSPPRKHTARNDTPSPELKPSEVDNDFSPPRQRRSCHHTPSPEPDNQNSDLSPPRNGRARNDTPSPERDRKPVKEIVDLSPPRQWRRRHHTQSPEPDKGHVALDLSPPRKSRNDDLSPPRKNTRQVSALDMKEERKTGLITGRDMRDEIARTKKQDLMRFQDMDPSISGRGAEPIYRDKIKGVRITKEEFLKSKQKVEEKPKEIKLEWGKGLAQKREAEAKLQELELEKDKPFARTRDDPEIDKLMKERIRWGDPMAHLVKKKQFEPALSNFGDSEKMKESGFIIPQDIPNHSWLKRGLDAAPNRYGIRPGRHWDGVDRSTGYEKELFKRKNEKQATEREAYLWSVADM, encoded by the exons ATGGCGGGTTCAAGTTTAGGGTCGAAGTCTCTTAAGGAGTATCTAAAAAAATATGAGAGCAATAATGAAGatgaaaataaaaagaagaagaagaaaaagaaacaacaGAAAGCTAAGCCGGATGCCTCAGGCGTTTTAGTTGTTGATGAAGATCCGGTTTGGCAAAAACCAGTACAGCTTGAAGTAGATCAAAATGATTCTGCTG AGGAAGAGAAGCCCCAAATTGATGAAGATATTGAGGTTAGAAGAATGAGGAGGCTTGAGCATTTAAGAGCCATTCGTGCTTCTAATCCGATATCGGAGGATGGAAGTGGTTGGGTTACTCTCTCTCCAAAACATGCGAATTTGAATTCTGATTTGTCTCCACCTCGTAAGCATACAGCTAGAAATGACACGCCTTCGCCTGAACTGAAGCCTTCCGAAGTAGATAATGACTTTTCACCACCGCGGCAACGGCGATCATGCCACCATACCCCGTCACCAGAACCCGATAACCAAAACTCTGACTTGTCTCCACCTCGTAATGGTAGAGCAAGAAATGACACACCTTCCCCTGAACGTGATAGAAAGCCTGTCAAGGAAATTGTGGATTTGTCACCCCCTCGGCAGTGGAGAAGGCGCCATCACACACAGTCACCTGAACCTGACAAGGGTCACGTGGCTTTAGACCTTTCACCCCCAAGGAAAAGTAGGAATGATG ATCTTTCTCCACCAAGAAAAAATACGAGGCAAGTGTCTGCTCTAGATATGAAAGAGGAACGGAAAACTGGTTTAATTACTGGTCGAGACATGAGAGATGAAATTGCTAGAACTAAGAAGCAGGATCTTATGAG GTTTCAAGACATGGACCCTTCTATAAGTGGTCGAGGTGCTGAGCCTATATATCGTGATAAGATAAAAG GGGTACGTATAACGAAAGAGGAATTCTTGAAATCAAAACAAAAAGTAGAAGAAAAACCAAAG GAGATAAAGTTGGAATGGGGCAAGGGGTTGGCTCAAAAGCGGGAGGCTGAGGCTAAGCTTCAAGAATTAGAACTTGAGAAGGATAAACCATTTGCACGGACCAG AGACGATCCAGAAATTGACAAATTGATGAAAGAAAGAATAAGATGGGGTGATCCAATGGCACATTTGGTGAAG AAAAAGCAATTTGAACCTGCTCTCTCCAACTTTGGGGATAGTGAAAAGATGAAAGAATCAGGATTTATTATCCCTCAGGATATCCCTAATCATAGCTGGTTGAAAAGAGGATTAGATGCTGCGCCAAATAGATATGGTATAAGACCAGGAAGACATTGGGATGGTGTGGATCGTAGTACCG GATATGAGAAAGAACTATTTAAAAGGAAGAATGAGAAACAAGCTACTGAAAGGGAAGCTTATCTTTGGTCCGTAGCTGATATGTGA